One Streptomyces sp. V4I8 genomic window carries:
- a CDS encoding phosphatase PAP2 family protein, translating to MTGRSVSAVLPRSLRVWLGLIAALAALVVGVVGVLYAGHSEPGRVDRWIIQPTADSVRPPWRYVALATDFLGEPAGAATLVVAAVTGCLLLRRPRAAVLVFAGVVMTVGTTTLLKSLVGRTIHGDGNLSYPSGHTAFLTAFALVVALLASGRLGLGRTAGTSLVLAAALVAGAAMGWAQVALGAHYPTDVLGGWCTALAVTPATAWLVDRMADWPVEWTADGGQPERR from the coding sequence GTGACCGGCCGGTCGGTGTCCGCGGTGCTGCCCCGGTCGCTGCGCGTGTGGCTCGGGCTGATCGCGGCCCTTGCCGCGCTGGTGGTCGGCGTGGTCGGGGTGCTGTACGCCGGCCACAGTGAGCCCGGCAGGGTGGACAGGTGGATCATCCAGCCGACGGCGGACAGTGTGCGGCCGCCGTGGCGGTACGTCGCTCTGGCCACGGACTTCTTGGGGGAGCCCGCCGGAGCTGCGACGCTGGTCGTGGCCGCCGTGACGGGCTGCCTGCTGCTTCGGCGTCCTCGCGCGGCGGTGCTCGTCTTTGCCGGGGTCGTCATGACCGTGGGGACGACCACGCTGCTCAAGTCCCTAGTGGGACGCACCATCCACGGCGACGGCAACCTATCCTATCCGAGCGGGCACACCGCCTTCCTCACCGCGTTCGCCCTCGTGGTGGCGCTGCTCGCGAGCGGCCGGCTCGGCCTGGGCAGGACCGCCGGCACATCACTCGTGCTCGCCGCGGCGCTGGTCGCCGGCGCCGCCATGGGCTGGGCGCAGGTCGCTCTGGGCGCGCACTACCCGACCGATGTCCTCGGCGGCTGGTGCACCGCGCTGGCGGTGACACCGGCAACCGCGTGGCTGGTCGACCGAATGGCCGACTGGCCGGTCGAGTGGACGGCCGACGGGGGTCAGCCGGAGCGCCGCTGA
- a CDS encoding glutamate-1-semialdehyde 2,1-aminomutase, whose amino-acid sequence MDTEEFQLPRSRLATERLHAMIPGGAHTYAKGDDQYPEDLAPVISHGRGAHVWDVDGNRYIEYGSGLRSVSLGHVHPRVTEAVRRELDRGSNFVRPSIVEVEAAERFLATVPTAEMVKFAKNGSDATTAAVRLARAATGRPRVALCADHPFFSVDDWFIGTTPMSAGVPAATTDLTVSFPYGDLAATEELLNRYRNEVACLILEPATHTEPPPGYLAGLRELADRHGCVLIFDEMITGFRWSEAGAQGLYGVVPDLSTFGKALGNGFAVSALAGRRDLMERGGLRHSGDRVFLLSTTHGAETHSLAAAMAVQTTYVEDGVTPQLHALGERLAAGVRDAAATMGVSDHVVVRGRASNLVFATLDENGQPSQEYRTLFLRQLLAGGVLAPSFVVSSALGGADIDHTVDVVAQACAVYRKALDAADPTPWLGGRPVKPVFRRLA is encoded by the coding sequence GTGGACACGGAAGAATTCCAACTGCCCCGTTCGCGGCTGGCGACCGAGCGGCTGCACGCTATGATCCCCGGTGGCGCGCACACCTACGCCAAGGGCGACGACCAGTACCCCGAAGACCTGGCCCCGGTGATCAGTCACGGCCGCGGTGCCCACGTATGGGACGTCGACGGCAACCGCTACATCGAATACGGCTCCGGCCTGCGCTCGGTCAGCCTCGGCCACGTCCACCCACGTGTGACCGAGGCGGTGCGGCGGGAACTCGACCGCGGCAGCAACTTCGTCCGGCCGTCCATTGTGGAGGTCGAAGCCGCGGAACGCTTCCTGGCCACGGTGCCAACCGCCGAGATGGTGAAGTTTGCGAAGAACGGCTCCGATGCCACCACCGCCGCGGTGCGCCTCGCCCGCGCCGCCACCGGGCGCCCACGGGTGGCCCTCTGCGCCGACCACCCGTTCTTCTCCGTGGACGACTGGTTCATCGGCACCACCCCGATGTCCGCGGGTGTTCCGGCGGCGACCACTGACCTCACCGTGTCCTTCCCCTACGGGGACCTGGCGGCCACGGAGGAACTGCTCAACCGCTACCGGAACGAGGTCGCCTGCCTGATCCTCGAACCCGCCACCCACACCGAGCCACCACCCGGCTACCTCGCCGGCCTGCGCGAGCTGGCCGACCGGCATGGCTGCGTCCTGATCTTCGACGAGATGATCACCGGCTTCCGCTGGTCCGAGGCGGGCGCTCAAGGCCTGTACGGCGTCGTCCCCGACCTCTCCACGTTCGGCAAGGCGCTGGGCAACGGGTTCGCCGTCTCCGCTCTGGCCGGGCGCCGTGATCTGATGGAGCGGGGCGGGCTGCGTCACTCAGGCGACCGGGTGTTCCTGCTGTCCACCACGCACGGTGCGGAAACGCACTCCCTGGCAGCCGCGATGGCCGTGCAGACCACCTACGTCGAGGATGGCGTCACGCCGCAACTGCACGCCCTCGGCGAGCGGTTGGCCGCCGGTGTCCGCGACGCCGCGGCCACCATGGGCGTCAGCGATCACGTCGTCGTACGCGGCCGGGCCAGCAACCTGGTCTTCGCCACGCTCGACGAGAACGGGCAGCCGTCGCAGGAGTACCGCACTCTGTTCCTGCGCCAACTCCTCGCGGGCGGGGTGCTTGCCCCGTCGTTCGTGGTGAGCAGCGCGCTCGGCGGCGCCGACATCGACCACACCGTCGACGTGGTGGCCCAGGCATGTGCGGTGTACCGGAAGGCACTTGACGCCGCCGACCCCACCCCCTGGCTGGGCGGGCGGCCGGTGAAGCCCGTGTTCCGTCGCTTGGCGTGA